The nucleotide sequence CGCCTGCAACTTGCCAATGAGATCGCGAAGCTCCGGGAGGAACGCAAGCTCAGCCAGGCCGAGCTCGCCAGGCGGATCGGGACTCATCAGTCCGCGATCGCCCGAATGGAGCAGAGTACCTATCGCGGGTATACCGTCGCGACCCTCGCCAAGATCGCTGGGGCGGTTGGCAAGCGTCTGGAGGTTCGATTCGTCCCGAGTGCCCGGAAGGTACAGCACGCGTAGATAGCAGTGGCGCGCGAAAAAGGGCTCGAATGTCTGGCGTAGGAAGAGCCCGCGCGAAAGT is from Candidatus Methylomirabilota bacterium and encodes:
- a CDS encoding helix-turn-helix transcriptional regulator, with translation MAKRMTLMRDIHDELGNNRALRAHYERELTRLQLANEIAKLREERKLSQAELARRIGTHQSAIARMEQSTYRGYTVATLAKIAGAVGKRLEVRFVPSARKVQHA